A genome region from Euphorbia lathyris chromosome 4, ddEupLath1.1, whole genome shotgun sequence includes the following:
- the LOC136227149 gene encoding COBRA-like protein 6, translating to MDHLALVQQQIIAEMEKLYIESLGWLLVIDGPLDDNFFKWSIRIKGHNTPHMNGFRFRNKIYHLNVASEGMIHLPRLLTRPPFPTATLLWHIYDLLLQPHIEVPFPGQEAVAEQYLSNREVYDVLVQRWNKEYSRIWSLRSNQAELKYEYGLIVDGFDPLDPHANVTIKWDLLQSSDTSDVKVSVYNFQLYRHIERPGWKISWIWKANEVIWGMWGAEATEQGNCSEFKGGNLPHCCEKQPLIVDLMPGAPYNLQSKNCCKGGVLSSIIQDPSKYGSTFQMSIGASADYSGFQMPDNFTLGIPGYTCGLPKQVQPTRFPTQGGRRWTQALGTWNVTCIYSQFISAAAPKCCVSLSAFYNTTIVPCPRCSCSCQGSPASKCVKFGETPALLQQKHDPNEEIAAVVRCSEHMCPIRVHWHVKQSYKQYWRVKMTVTNFNMMKNYSEWNLVVLHPNLQSLVQSFSFNYAPLNQYGYINDTGMFWGIEFYNDMLLQEGGSGNVQSEMLMRKDSGIFTFRQGWAFPRRILFNGDECVMPQPDHYPTLPNFAHNNNKFNFITLFSFFSFLLLIVF from the exons ATGGATCACCTTGCACTTGTTCAACAACAGATAATTGCTGAGatggagaaattgtacattgagAGCCTAGGGTGGCTTCTGGTCATCGATG GTCCTCTAGATGATAACTTCTTCAAATGGTCGATCAGAATAAAAGGCcacaatacaccccatatgaacggg tttcgCTTCCGGAATAAGATTTATCATCTTAATGTGGCTTCTGAGGGGATGATTCATCTTCCCCGTCTCCTTACTCGCCCTCCCTTTCCCACTGCCACG ctgttgtggcacatatatgatctactaCTACAGCCCCACATTGAGGTGCCATttcctgggcaagaagcagttgctgagcaatacctCAGCAACAGGGAAGTGTATGATGTGCTCGTCCAGAGATGGAATAAGGAGTATTCAAG GATTTGGTCATTGAGGTCCAATCAAGCAGAACTG AAATATGAATATGGGTTGATTGTAGATGGGTTTGATCCGTTGGATCCTCATGCAAATGTAACTATCAAATGGGATCTTTTGCAATCCTCCGATACAAGCGAT GTGAAAGTATCAGTATACAACTTCCAACTATACAGGCACATAGAGAGACCAGGTTGGAAAATAAGTTGGATATGGAAAGCCAATGAAGTTATATGGGGAATGTGGGGAGCTGAAGCTACTGAACAAGGCAACTGCTCTGAATTCAAAGGAGGAAATCTCCCTCATTGCTGTGAAAAACAGCCTTTGATTGTTGATCTTATGCCTGGTGCTCCTTACAATCTTCAATCTAAAAACTGCTGCAAAGGAGGTGTTTTATCTTCCATCATACAAGACCCTTCCAAATATGGTTCTACTTTTCAGATGAGCATTGGTGCTTCTGCTGATTATTCTGGCTTCCAAATGCCTGATAATTTTACACTTGGTATTCCTGGTTATACCTGTGGACTACCTAAACAAGTTCAGCCAACCCGCTTTCCTACTCAAGGTGGGCGCCGCTGGACTCAAGCTCTCGGTACATGGAATGTAACATGTATCTATTCACAGTTTATATCAGCAGCTGCTCCTAAATGTTGTGTTTCTTTGTCTGCATTCTACAATACTACTATTGTACCTTGCCCCAGATGCAGCTGCAGTTGCCAGGGATCACCTGCTTCTAAATGTGTCAA GTTTGGAGAAACACCAGCATTGCTGCAGCAGAAACATGACCCCAACGAAGAAATAGCAGCAGTGGTGAGATGTTCAGAGCATATGTGTCCGATTCGAGTTCACTGGCATGTGAAACAAAGTTACAAGCAATATTGGAGAGTTAAGATGACAGTCACAAACTTTAACATGATGAAGAATTATTCAGAGTGGAATTTGGTTGTGCTGCATCCTAATTTACAGAGCTTAGTTCAGTCTTTCAGCTTCAATTACGCACCACTTAATCAGTATGGTTACATTA ATGATACAGGAATGTTTTGGGGGATAGAGTTCTACAATGACATGTTACTCCAAGAAGGTGGGAGTGGTAATGTACAGTCAGAAATGTTAATGAGGAAAGATTCAGGAATATTCACATTCAGACAAGGATGGGCTTTTCCAAGAAGGATTCTATTTAATGGAGATGAATGTGTTATGCCTCAACCAGATCATTACCCAACCTTGCCTAATTTTGctcacaacaacaacaaattcAACTTCATtactcttttctctttcttctccttccttTTACTAATTGTCTTCTAA